From the Helicobacter mustelae genome, the window GGAAAACCCCCATCGACAACACAGGCATCACACACCGCCTTTGGATTCAACTAAAACTTGGATATTTTTATCAAAGCACAATTAAAACAATATTATAAAAGTAGGCAATATCCAAAAATCATCAAAATGACTTATAATGTTTCTTTTAAAAAGAGGGTGGTTTTAGGTACATTGCGCATGATTCTTGGTATAAAGCCCAACTATTGGGGATTCGTATCCCTAAATGATGATGAATTCCAGCAAACTCTAAAAGCTGGAGAGGTGAATGAAAGTATTATTATCCATTAAGCCTGAATTTGCCAAAGCCATTTTCAATGGCAAGAAAAAATTTGAATATCGTAAGGTGCTTTTTAAAAAAGAAGTTAAAACCATACAAGTCTATGTAACAAAACGAAGTTTCTTTAGAAAACAGGTGCCGCGCAGTTTCTGCAGTCAAACCTGTGGAAAAATCATCGGGGAATTTGAGATAGAGGAAATCATAGAAGGCAATCCCGCAGAAGTTTGGGAAAAGACAAAAAGACATTCAGGCATTAAAAAATCTTTTTATATGCAATATTTTCAAGATAAGCAAGTAGCCTATGCAATAAAAATCAAAAATATCAACAAATACAAAGAGCCTCTATGCCCTTATAAGGAATATGAGAATTTCACCGCCCCGCAATCTTTTAGATATATCTAAGAAATAGAAGTAGATGAAAATATTTATTCTTATTTATTCTGAAATAAAATAAACTACAACAAGGGTAGAAAATGAAAGAGCTTGACAAAAAAAGTCTAGAAAATGCAAAAATGCTCTTTGAAAGCGGAATGATAAATACCCTAGAAGTTGGTACGCTTAAGGGTTTACAAGATATTCATTATCATTTATTTAAAAATCTCTATGATTTTGCAGGGAAAATTCGAGACAAAAATATCTCAAAAGGCAACTTTCGCTTTGCAAACGCAATGTATCTCAAGGAAGTTTTAGCAGTCATTGAAACTATGCCACAAAATAGCTTTGAAGAGATTATAAGTAAATATGTAGAAATGAATATTGCTCATCCATTTATGGAAGGGAATGGAAGAAGTATGAGAATTTGGCTTGATAGAATTCTCCAAAAGCAAATCAAGCATATTGTGGATTGGCAAAATGTTGATAAATGGAAATATTTGCAGGCAATGGAGAGAAGCCCTATTAATGATTTGGAATTAAGAGTATTGATTAAAGAAAATTTGAGCAATAAGATTCATGATAAATCCCTCATTTTTAAAGGAATTGAACAATCTTATTTTTATGAAGTTTAGCACAGGATATGATAAAAATCTCAAACTTCGATACTCTCCTCAATCTTGAGATCAAAACCTCCCAGCGCATTGTATTCCCTAGAAGAAGAAGTAATTAATCGAAATCTTTTGATATTGAGGCATTTTAGCAGTTGCGCTCCGATGCCAAAATTTTTGGCCACCCCATCCCTGCTGCCTCCATCGCGCAAAAATATCAAATACCCTCCCTCTTTTCTGAGTCTCTCCACTGTGCGAAGCAAGAAATCCAGATTCTCTTTTTGCGCAAGCAGCAAATAATCATCCTGAATAATATGGAATCGCACCAAAGGTACTTCCAACTGTTCCCCATCAAAGCAAAATGCAATATGCTCCCTTGCAAAATGATCACAAAATGTCTGCTTTTGACAAGCAAGATCCATAAAGCTTGACTTTTGGCTATCTAGGAGCTGCAAAAGATTTTCATTGCGCATACGATGAGCGACAAGATCTGAGACATAGAGGATTTTGAGATTGTGTTTTTGTGCAAAATCTAACAAAAATTTATCTCCCCTGCGTGCCATGGACCCATCTTCCTTCATGATCTCACAAATCACACTTACAGGCTTTAGTCCTGCGATCTTGCACAGATCTACGCCTGCTTCTGTGTGGCCGGTGCGCACAAGCACGCCGCCTTCTTTGGCGATCAATGGGAAGATATGGCCAGGACGTACAAAATCACTAGGCACAGTATTTTCCCCACACAAGAGGCCAATGGTCATATCTCGCTCAAATGCAGAAATCCCGGTTTTTGCTGCTTTGGCATCAATAGAGACGGTGAAGGCAGTGGTGTGATTGGAGTCATTATTGGCCACCATGGGTGGCAAGTCCAGCTTTTGGGCAAGCTCCTTTGTGATACACACACAAATCAATCCCCGTGCTTCTTGTGCCATGAAATTGATTTTCTCTGGAGTGCTAAAAATCCCAGCTAGTACGAGATCTCCCTCATTTTCCCTATCCTCATCATCCATCACAATGATCATTTCTCCATTACGAAATGCCTGTATTGCCTCTTCTACCCTTTCTTGATACATCTCCTACTCCTATCTTTGGTTGATTATATTTATCTTTTTCTCGCCTTTGCCTTCCTGGCTTTTTTAGACTCTTTGACTTTTATGACTCCTTT encodes:
- the fic gene encoding protein adenylyltransferase Fic, with translation MKELDKKSLENAKMLFESGMINTLEVGTLKGLQDIHYHLFKNLYDFAGKIRDKNISKGNFRFANAMYLKEVLAVIETMPQNSFEEIISKYVEMNIAHPFMEGNGRSMRIWLDRILQKQIKHIVDWQNVDKWKYLQAMERSPINDLELRVLIKENLSNKIHDKSLIFKGIEQSYFYEV
- a CDS encoding bifunctional 3,4-dihydroxy-2-butanone 4-phosphate synthase/GTP cyclohydrolase II, coding for MYQERVEEAIQAFRNGEMIIVMDDEDRENEGDLVLAGIFSTPEKINFMAQEARGLICVCITKELAQKLDLPPMVANNDSNHTTAFTVSIDAKAAKTGISAFERDMTIGLLCGENTVPSDFVRPGHIFPLIAKEGGVLVRTGHTEAGVDLCKIAGLKPVSVICEIMKEDGSMARRGDKFLLDFAQKHNLKILYVSDLVAHRMRNENLLQLLDSQKSSFMDLACQKQTFCDHFAREHIAFCFDGEQLEVPLVRFHIIQDDYLLLAQKENLDFLLRTVERLRKEGGYLIFLRDGGSRDGVAKNFGIGAQLLKCLNIKRFRLITSSSREYNALGGFDLKIEESIEV